In Paracoccus aerodenitrificans, the following are encoded in one genomic region:
- a CDS encoding HdeD family acid-resistance protein, protein MTTASENPTDKMQDMLCSLSRNWWAFVLRGVLALIIAVLAFVMPAQSLLALTLVFGAFAFADGVFGLVAAIRNIRKGERWGWLMFSGILGIATGVVVVVSPFVATLVLATFLWASIAFWSVFSGALEIAAAIRLRKEIDGEIWLILSGLLSVVLGVVVTWMLLTRPVESFLALGWLIGFYAAFFGVMMILLGLRLRKADRSDGAAFDDAPPSAKA, encoded by the coding sequence ATGACCACAGCCTCTGAAAACCCGACCGACAAGATGCAGGACATGCTGTGCAGCCTGTCCCGGAATTGGTGGGCATTCGTGTTACGCGGCGTGCTCGCATTGATCATCGCAGTGCTAGCCTTCGTCATGCCTGCGCAATCGCTTCTGGCGCTCACGCTGGTCTTCGGCGCGTTCGCCTTTGCCGACGGCGTGTTCGGCCTCGTCGCCGCGATACGTAACATCCGCAAGGGCGAACGCTGGGGCTGGCTGATGTTCAGCGGCATTCTGGGCATCGCCACGGGCGTCGTCGTGGTTGTCTCGCCTTTTGTCGCGACGCTTGTGCTTGCGACATTCCTCTGGGCCAGCATCGCCTTCTGGTCCGTGTTCTCGGGTGCCCTCGAGATCGCGGCAGCGATCCGCCTGCGAAAGGAAATCGACGGCGAAATCTGGCTGATCCTAAGCGGCCTTCTCTCGGTCGTTCTCGGTGTCGTCGTGACCTGGATGCTGCTGACGCGCCCGGTCGAAAGCTTCCTCGCGCTCGGCTGGCTGATCGGCTTCTACGCCGCGTTCTTCGGGGTGATGATGATCCTCCTCGGGTTACGGCTTCGCAAGGCGGATCGTTCGGACGGTGCGGCCTTCGATGACGCTCCCCCATCGGCAAAGGCGTGA
- a CDS encoding rhomboid family intramembrane serine protease, which yields MWTLWIFGPAVEDRLGPGRFTLFYLFCGVAAGLAHALANPHSVVPALGASGAIAGVIGCYLPAPRQREARRAISTR from the coding sequence ATGTGGACGCTCTGGATCTTCGGCCCCGCCGTCGAAGATCGGCTCGGACCGGGTAGATTCACACTGTTCTATCTGTTCTGTGGTGTGGCGGCCGGACTGGCTCACGCGCTGGCGAACCCCCACTCAGTCGTTCCCGCGCTTGGCGCATCGGGGGCCATCGCGGGCGTGATCGGTTGCTACCTACCCGCACCGCGGCAGCGAGAGGCCCGCCGCGCCATATCCACGCGCTGA
- a CDS encoding NADH dehydrogenase ubiquinone Fe-S protein 4: MRGHNRPPFPPKIPGTDLSSWDVPTAIIYRPARSAMTSAPRPNYWVLEFEPSRPPQIDPLMGHTSSDDPYRPIRLKFPDRDSAVDFAERQDWHYVVREDAGGARMANRWAGETRHRLHRGVDAPGAFRVAFRPDRRLSRGVQHERTADPSTSDKESFDPVLEASLESFPASDPPAWTGVTIARKTT; this comes from the coding sequence ATGCGCGGCCATAATCGTCCACCATTCCCGCCGAAAATTCCCGGAACCGATCTGTCATCCTGGGACGTGCCGACGGCAATCATCTACCGTCCTGCCCGTTCCGCGATGACATCGGCGCCTCGGCCCAACTACTGGGTCCTGGAGTTCGAGCCGTCCCGGCCGCCGCAGATCGACCCGCTGATGGGACATACCTCCAGCGACGATCCCTATCGCCCGATCCGGCTGAAATTCCCCGACCGCGATAGCGCCGTGGACTTCGCAGAGCGGCAGGACTGGCATTATGTCGTGCGCGAGGACGCTGGGGGAGCCCGGATGGCGAACCGTTGGGCGGGTGAGACGCGCCACCGGCTGCACAGGGGCGTCGATGCCCCGGGAGCCTTCCGGGTCGCGTTCCGCCCCGATCGCCGCCTCTCAAGAGGCGTCCAGCATGAGAGAACGGCCGACCCGTCTACCAGCGACAAGGAGAGTTTCGATCCGGTCCTCGAAGCCTCGCTCGAATCCTTCCCCGCCTCTGATCCTCCAGCGTGGACGGGTGTGACAATTGCAAGAAAGACGACGTGA